In Juglans microcarpa x Juglans regia isolate MS1-56 chromosome 4S, Jm3101_v1.0, whole genome shotgun sequence, a single window of DNA contains:
- the LOC121263492 gene encoding probable prolyl 4-hydroxylase 10, translating to MAKPKYSRLQARKASSPAMVLAMLVMFTFVILILLALGILSIPSTSGGDSPKANDLSTIVRNNMDRIDGDEGRGEQWVELISWEPRAFVYHNFLTKDECEYLISLAKPHMHKSTVVDGETGKSKDSRVRTSSGTFLARGRDKIIRNIEKKIADFTFLPAEHGEGLQVLHYEVGQKYEPHFDYFQDQLNTKNGGQRMATVLMYLSDVEEGGETVFPVAKGNFSSVPWWDELSDCGKKGLSVKPKMGDALLFWSMNPDATLDPSSLHGGCPVIKGNKWSATKWVRVNEYKV from the exons ATGGCGAAGCCGAAGTACTCCCGCCTACAGGCACGGAAAGCGTCGTCTCCCGCGATGGTCCTCGCCATGCTCGTCATGTTTACGTTCGTCATTCTCATCCTCCTCGCCCTCGGAATCCTCTCGATTCCCAGCACTTCCGGTGGGGATTCTCCGAAGGCCAACGATCTCAGCACCATTGTACGGAACAATATGGATAG gATTGATGGAGACGAGGGTAGGGGGGAGCAATGGGTGGAATTGATCTCCTGGGAGCCTAGAGCTTTTGTTTACCATAATTTCTTG ACCAAGGATGAATGTGAGTATCTAATCAGTCTTGCGAAGCCACATATGCACAAGTCAACAGTTGTTGATGGTGAAACTGGCAAGAGTAAAGATAGTCG GGTTCGTACAAGCTCTGGAACATTTCTGGCACGAGGACGTGATAAAATTATTAGGAATATCGAGAAGAAGATTGCTGATTTCACCTTTTTACCTGCCG AGCATGGGGAAGGACTTCAAGTACTCCACTATGAAGTTGGACAAAAGTATGAGCCTCACTTTGACTACTTCCAGGATCAGTTAAATACTAAAAATGGGGGTCAGCGGATGGCTACGGTTCTTATGTATCT ATCAGATGTTGAAGAAGGGGGTGAGACTGTGTTTCCTGTGGCCAAGGGGAACTTTAGCTCTGTGCCTTGGTGGGATGAGCTATCTGATTGCGGGAAAAAAGGACTTTCTGTTAAACCAAAGATGGGTGATGCTCTGCTTTTCTGGAGCATGAACCCTGATGCCACTCTAGATCCATCAAGTTTGCATG GTGGTTGCCCTGTGATTAAGGGGAACAAGTGGTCAGCTACTAAATGGGTGCGCGTAAACGAGTACAAAGTTTGA